A window of the Labrus mixtus chromosome 8, fLabMix1.1, whole genome shotgun sequence genome harbors these coding sequences:
- the LOC132979443 gene encoding neurturin, which produces MKLWKGATFAFVLCGAALSILLVRNMATVGQFKPRKNSPYTSSSSSRPSSSSDSTFKSSALSSAESAAASQQMGGLHRRARSADEMNSLLSEFSKMFQSFTEGELQHVVGTLLDRKRRKSRRLGDSLARRTKRARRPKPCSVRELEVTVSELGLGYDSDETVVLRYCSGKCVAHRQNYDITMEHMARIGFRKKGRKDKVSNGPCCRPTAFEKDFSFLDNKSRYHTIQNVSAKQCGCV; this is translated from the exons ATGAAGTTATGGAAAGGTGCTACTTTTGCCTTCGTGCTCTGTGGTGCAGCCCTGTCCATCCTCCTTGTTAGAAATATGGCCACTGTTGGACAGTTCAAACCTAGGAAAAATTCTCCATACACATCTTCATCCTCATCGAGACCATCTTCATCGTCAGACTCAACATTTAAATCCTCGGCATTATCATCTGCAGAATCGGCAGCGGCGTCCCAGCAGATGGGCGGTCTTCATCGAAGAGCGCGCTCAGCAGACGAGATgaactctctcctctcagagT TTTCCAAGATGTTCCAGAGCTTTACGGAGGGCGAGCTGCAGCATGTGGTCGGGACCTTGCTCGAcaggaagagaaggaaaagCCGACGCCTGGGTGACAGTCTGGCTCGAAGGACTAAAAGAGCCCGCAGGCCTAAGCCCTGCTCTGTAAGGGAACTGGAGGTGACAGTGAGTGAACTGGGTCTCGGATATGACAGCGACGAGACGGTCGTGCTGCGCTACTGCAGCGGCAAATGTGTGGCGCACCGGCAAAACTATGACATTACCATGGAGCACATGGCGCGGATAGGTTTCAGGAAGAAGGGCCGGAAGGACAAAGTCAGCAATGGACCCTGCTGCCGGCCGACCGCTTTCGAAAAGGACTTTTCCTTTCTGGACAACAAGAGCCGCTATCACACAATACAGAACGTGTCAGCGAAGCAATGTGGGTGTGTATGA
- the larp6b gene encoding la-related protein 6b: MSNPTGDCAQSSQEEDREGEYLCLKIKAQLEDLFSDSHLAQDGFLLKHVQRSKQGYVSLKLLTCLKKIKVLTTDWYMTLAGAEYSELLEVNDVCTKVRRKKPLPTWLLCSPTSKLLLAWNISEEKTGGDGVARGPEHPSLSERIFKKFSTHGTVNSVWILHPDEELPKELQTYAKRHKELGLHLCAVVKFAQLEAVRNAYSLLKDESDGEGMHVVPLGFLMHHPTKEENNHDHPGEENPLEISQESVQEEPSSPVEVSTESLNTSQPQESQSNSMQKTLELLSSSRKVQPFCGLNQRCSTMSWCSGDYDRGNSQSPWVLRRKFAASALNPKVAGDLNESRFMQRVTRQPLGPDGTKGFLFR, from the exons ATGAGTAATCCAACTGG AGATTGTGCACAATCCTCCCAAGAAGAAGACCGTGAAGGTGAGTATCTCTGCCTGAAGATTAAAGCCCAGTTGGAGGATTTGTTCTCCGACAGCCACCTGGCACAGGACGGCTTCCTGCTAAAACATGTGCAGAGGAGCAAGCAGGGCTACGTCAGCCTAAAGCTCCTCACTTGTTTGAaaaag ATTAAGGTCCTGACCACAGACTGGTACATGACTCTAGCCGGAGCAGAGTACTCGGAGCTTCTGGAGGTGAATGATGTATGCACCAAAGTGAGGCGGAAAAAGCCGCTTCCCACATGGCTGCTGTGTTCCCCCACCAGCAAGCTTCTCCTCGCTTGGAACATTTCTGAGGAGAAAACTGGAGGAGACGGAGTAGCCCGAGGCCCCGAGCACCCTTCACTCTCAGAGAGGATCTTCAAAAAGTTCAGCACTCATGGCACCGTTAATTCAGTGTGGATACTGCATCCTGACGAAGAGCTTCCCAAGGAGCTGCAGACCTACGCTAAGCGGCACAAAGAGCTCGGCCTTCATTTGTGTGCAGTAGTGAAGTTTGCACAACTGGAGGCGGTTCGTAACGCGTACAGTCTTCTTAAAGACGAGTCTGACGGGGAGGGCATGCATGTAGTACCGCTGGGATTCCTGATGCACCACCCCACCAAAGAGGAAAACAACCACGACCATCCTGGAGAAGAAAATCCACTGGAAATCTCTCAGGAGTCAGTCCAAGAAGAACCCTCTTCACCAGTGGAAGTTTCCACTGAGAGTCTAAACACATCTCAACCCCAGGAGTCCCAGAGTAACTCCATGCAGAAGACCTTGGAGCTGCTATCCAGCAGCAGGAAAGTCCAGCCCTTCTGTGGTTTAAATCAGAGGTGCAGTACGATGAGCTGGTGCTCTGGAGACTATGATAGGGGTAATTCCCAGAGCCCGTGGGTGCTGAGGCGCAAATTTGCAGCCAGTGCATTAAACCCCAAGGTGGCTGGGGACCTGAATGAGTCGAGATTCATGCAAAGAGTGACGCGTCAGCCCCTCGGTCCTGACGGAACCAAGGGCTTTCTGTTCAGATGA